A single window of Candidatus Stygibacter australis DNA harbors:
- a CDS encoding lamin tail domain-containing protein: MLTVIFLNAINVLFCQVVINELYYDHPGGDDGEEWVELYNTSSEAINLEYWRIEKGGSEFETVLFLPFIIIEGNGYLLIGESNVPGADIYAELVFQNGGSTTDGVRLVSGFGPWTDTVLYDSPNSNELIDDTGFAGVSFAPDVTAGHSLGRIPNGYDSNQGSDWQECENLSPGTANIISIDLEISEAELTLIDGNICLYTVVHNLSTGGVDNSVGSLDIYFNNQPFESLPINEISGNESLEYSYELGESVAGYSQTELIINSIYDNNLENNISGCSILIEMSPLWYNELMIKPLGNDCEWVEIIVDNYVDNFVDNLYIRDAVGNTGSFAAADLGEGFLVICDEPESLIANYGLTASQVIESEQLPGMNNEGDILYLEDEWGTLLDMVEYGALAGNEEGISWERINPLSDDSDWGHCISESGQTAGYANSLMQGMIDLALDLKGVNLQEEYLEHHLLVTSAGIEQVDDAELVISWQVFSGGNYGSYSENIIIDSDSLEIVINTELPGSGFYEYTYQLEVEGDTDLSNNVVVNYFNQGSLGWVINEIMYHPKAGEPEWLELKRNVGYGMADNLWVIVDDDSCEIAAAGEYVIVTGSESDVEEMWGLYGEDLEISEGLKRLTDSGCEIGIKDMYGNIIELFSYDPDWNQSIQGVSIERVNPLLPASEDNWSRSVSECTPGEANSIYTELPVTGSKLTITPEVFCPRDGEHTVISYQNSENLNLVRIAIYDLKGRKICKLVDHEYQGANGYYIWDGRNEAGKIVKMGIYIILFETSAAGNIKVEKKTVVVKR; this comes from the coding sequence GTGCTGACTGTTATTTTTTTAAATGCAATAAATGTACTATTTTGCCAGGTAGTGATAAATGAGCTGTATTATGATCATCCAGGTGGTGATGATGGTGAGGAATGGGTGGAATTATATAATACCAGCAGTGAAGCGATCAATCTTGAGTATTGGAGAATCGAAAAGGGAGGGAGTGAGTTTGAAACTGTTTTGTTTCTTCCGTTTATCATAATCGAAGGAAATGGATATTTACTTATTGGTGAATCTAATGTGCCGGGTGCAGATATTTACGCTGAACTGGTTTTTCAAAACGGAGGTAGCACTACGGATGGGGTAAGGTTGGTATCTGGTTTCGGTCCCTGGACAGATACAGTTCTTTATGATTCACCAAATTCTAATGAGCTTATCGATGATACGGGGTTTGCCGGGGTCAGTTTTGCTCCAGATGTGACAGCAGGACATTCGCTGGGTAGAATCCCCAATGGATATGACAGCAATCAGGGAAGTGACTGGCAGGAATGTGAAAATCTTAGTCCCGGGACAGCTAATATAATCAGCATTGATCTGGAGATCAGCGAGGCGGAGTTAACGTTAATTGATGGCAATATTTGCTTATACACAGTGGTCCATAATCTATCCACAGGGGGTGTGGATAACTCTGTAGGCAGCCTTGATATTTACTTTAATAATCAACCATTTGAGAGTTTGCCGATAAACGAAATATCAGGAAATGAGAGTCTGGAATACAGTTATGAATTAGGCGAATCAGTAGCTGGATACTCTCAGACAGAATTAATCATTAACTCCATATATGACAATAACTTGGAAAACAATATATCAGGATGCTCGATCCTTATTGAAATGAGTCCCTTGTGGTATAATGAATTGATGATCAAGCCTTTAGGAAATGACTGTGAATGGGTGGAGATAATTGTTGATAACTATGTGGATAACTTTGTGGATAACTTGTATATTCGTGATGCTGTGGGCAATACAGGGAGTTTTGCTGCTGCTGATCTGGGGGAAGGATTTCTGGTGATATGTGATGAGCCGGAAAGTTTGATAGCTAATTATGGACTTACTGCAAGTCAGGTGATAGAGAGTGAACAATTGCCTGGAATGAATAATGAAGGAGATATACTATATCTGGAAGATGAGTGGGGAACGCTGCTGGATATGGTGGAATATGGTGCCCTAGCAGGAAATGAAGAGGGAATAAGCTGGGAAAGGATCAATCCTCTATCAGATGATAGCGACTGGGGGCATTGCATTAGTGAATCTGGTCAAACTGCGGGATATGCTAACAGTCTGATGCAGGGAATGATCGATCTGGCGCTGGATTTGAAGGGGGTTAATCTGCAGGAAGAATATCTGGAGCATCATCTGCTGGTGACCAGTGCGGGAATTGAACAAGTGGATGATGCTGAGCTGGTGATAAGCTGGCAGGTGTTTTCAGGCGGAAATTATGGAAGCTATTCAGAGAATATAATAATTGATTCTGACAGTTTGGAAATTGTAATAAACACAGAACTGCCGGGCAGTGGGTTTTATGAATACACCTATCAGCTGGAGGTAGAGGGCGATACAGATCTGAGCAATAATGTAGTAGTGAATTATTTTAATCAGGGTAGTCTGGGCTGGGTGATCAATGAGATCATGTATCACCCGAAAGCCGGGGAGCCGGAATGGCTGGAACTTAAGAGGAATGTGGGATATGGCATGGCAGATAATTTATGGGTAATAGTGGATGATGACAGCTGTGAGATCGCTGCTGCGGGAGAATATGTAATTGTAACCGGATCAGAATCTGATGTGGAGGAGATGTGGGGATTATATGGAGAGGATCTGGAAATATCTGAGGGATTGAAGAGGCTAACTGATAGTGGCTGTGAGATAGGTATAAAAGATATGTATGGCAATATAATAGAATTATTCAGCTATGATCCAGACTGGAACCAGTCAATTCAGGGAGTATCCATTGAACGGGTAAATCCGCTTTTACCGGCGAGTGAAGACAACTGGAGCCGCAGTGTGTCAGAATGCACTCCCGGAGAAGCAAACAGCATTTATACAGAATTACCAGTGACAGGATCGAAATTGACTATCACTCCAGAGGTATTTTGTCCGAGGGATGGTGAACATACAGTGATCAGTTATCAAAACAGCGAGAATCTTAATCTGGTGAGAATAGCTATCTATGATCTGAAAGGGCGAAAGATATGTAAATTAGTTGATCATGAATACCAGGGAGCCAATGGGTATTACATCTGGGACGGAAGAAATGAAGCAGGTAAAATCGTAAAAATGGGAATTTACATAATCCTTTTTGAGACTTCAGCAGCAGGTAATATAAAAGTAGAGAAAAAGACGGTAGTAGTAAAAAGATAG
- a CDS encoding tetratricopeptide repeat protein, translated as MENTDKIKSLYEKGSKLVEEDQTEEAIAIFNEIISLDPGFYKAYFQRAHLYMSSGDIDNAISDFSAGLEIKQDAYAYLLRASAYDTKEMFEQSSRDYSKVIKLESDPGILYFAHLNRGSAFNYLERYSEAVEDFTKAMEINPEDPKAFRGRAIAYFHLNQIDKSIDDWSTVIKLTPDDAEPYKKRASLYFQIDRSIDAIKDSTKSIELDHNDIESYIIRGSSYLKESDVIKAKTDLQFAKNKGNEAAAQLLIEIDMMFDVDTLLEKGNKALLEKDYESAFNHLSKAQAVSNAPNVLTSLATALKHLGRFEDAIFCLEKALNETSDPETLGSVTYNLGNIFRETDRFEDAIKWYIKSIKFRPDHIGVHYNLGMSYEAIEEHDLAIKELETVLQIDPKLNDVRSRIELIKETGNDIRSEKIPDSAGDSHFLPENKELRENIARATEMCARDDEFEEIIFHLEKILKIDPECSDPEFLLVACIVYSGIALKLKDFSPEAKNAVKFGRKLLAIEEKKSNPSDDILFSAYRALLLGYFRLNEYDQAKEFGTKALKIIPDSEVIIKLMEWLQANRTSEDTIPSIQTPAKPKAGCLGTIFLMLFYCSCFLYLLL; from the coding sequence GATCCAGGATTTTACAAAGCATATTTTCAAAGAGCACATTTGTATATGTCTTCGGGTGATATTGATAATGCTATCAGTGATTTTAGTGCTGGGCTAGAAATTAAACAAGATGCTTATGCCTATTTGTTAAGAGCATCTGCATACGATACCAAAGAAATGTTTGAGCAGTCATCAAGAGATTATAGCAAGGTAATTAAACTTGAATCTGATCCTGGCATCCTGTATTTTGCCCATTTGAATCGCGGGTCAGCATTCAATTATTTAGAGAGATATTCGGAAGCTGTTGAAGATTTCACAAAAGCTATGGAAATAAATCCGGAAGATCCCAAAGCATTTAGAGGAAGAGCCATTGCTTACTTTCATCTTAACCAGATTGATAAATCAATAGATGACTGGTCAACCGTGATAAAGCTAACGCCTGATGACGCAGAACCTTATAAAAAGAGAGCTTCCTTATATTTTCAGATTGATAGATCTATAGATGCAATTAAGGACTCTACTAAATCAATTGAGCTTGATCATAATGATATTGAGTCCTATATAATCCGGGGTTCCTCCTATCTTAAAGAAAGTGATGTCATAAAAGCAAAAACAGATCTGCAATTCGCTAAAAATAAGGGAAATGAAGCAGCAGCTCAACTTTTAATAGAGATCGATATGATGTTTGATGTAGATACTTTGCTCGAAAAGGGTAATAAGGCTCTGCTGGAAAAAGATTATGAAAGTGCCTTCAATCATCTATCCAAGGCACAGGCGGTCTCTAATGCGCCCAATGTTCTAACGTCATTAGCAACTGCCTTAAAGCACCTTGGCAGATTTGAAGATGCCATATTCTGTTTAGAAAAAGCTTTAAACGAAACTTCAGATCCGGAAACACTGGGTTCGGTCACTTATAATTTAGGGAATATTTTCCGGGAAACAGACAGATTTGAGGATGCCATCAAGTGGTATATCAAATCAATTAAATTCCGCCCTGATCATATAGGCGTACACTATAATCTTGGAATGTCTTATGAAGCAATCGAAGAACATGACCTCGCTATAAAAGAATTGGAGACAGTTTTACAGATAGATCCCAAACTGAATGACGTAAGAAGCCGGATTGAACTCATCAAAGAAACCGGGAATGATATCCGAAGTGAAAAAATACCGGATAGTGCGGGTGATTCACATTTTCTGCCGGAAAATAAAGAGCTTAGAGAAAATATAGCTCGTGCTACAGAAATGTGTGCCAGGGACGATGAATTCGAAGAGATAATTTTCCATTTAGAAAAGATATTGAAAATTGATCCTGAGTGCAGTGATCCTGAGTTTTTACTTGTTGCTTGTATTGTATATAGCGGAATTGCCTTGAAGTTGAAGGATTTTTCGCCAGAAGCTAAAAATGCCGTAAAATTTGGCAGAAAATTGCTGGCTATTGAAGAAAAGAAATCCAATCCATCTGATGATATATTATTTTCAGCTTATCGAGCTCTATTATTGGGTTATTTTAGACTTAATGAATATGATCAGGCAAAGGAATTTGGCACAAAAGCATTAAAGATTATACCGGATTCTGAAGTCATAATAAAATTGATGGAGTGGCTGCAGGCAAATAGGACCAGTGAAGATACTATCCCCTCAATTCAAACTCCTGCCAAGCCCAAAGCAGGATGTCTCGGGACAATATTTTTGATGTTGTTTTATTGCTCATGTTTTTTATATTTGTTATTATAA